DNA from Quercus lobata isolate SW786 chromosome 1, ValleyOak3.0 Primary Assembly, whole genome shotgun sequence:
TAATTTACATGAACAATAACTGGCTTCAGCTTTTTAAGTCTTTCGTCTTTCCTGACAGTCTTAAAAAGAACCTTACTGTTCATAAATTGATAGATATCCAAAGTTCTCTTGGCAGCATGAAGCCCATCATACCCAGGATGTGAGGGGAAAAAGAGCTCCTCATTAAAGACTGCTTGGTCCCATGATTTTGGCTCCCGAGAAAGCCGACCAGCCACACGATCCAACAACTCGATTGAAGCAAGTGTAGGCCTTATGTAAAAGAAACCAGAGTTATAAACCCATATCCTCATAGTATGAGCATATCGAGCCCAACCCATGGCAGGTTCATCGAAGACATCATTATATCCATAAGCTGTCATATTATTGTGACCATCAGACATAGACTCCACATCTGAATCCCTAGACAAATAATCAAACGGGTTCTGCAAGTACACTATATCAACATCCGAGAGAAGAACACTGTATCCCAGTTGTAAAAACTCTCTCAAAATGCGAAATTTCAGTCCAGACACGGCATGGTTACCTCCTGTCTTTGCAATTGAATCAATACCCTGATCTGGATCTCTCTTGTAGACTGGAACGCCATTAGATTTGCATAGATTTTCAATATGATCATCTAGTGCTACAACTAGATAATTAGGGATACCCACATTCTTGATGCTAGTAAACCAGACCTCCAACATGCTTTGCACATTTGAGTTTGCGAGTGCAACTATAACTTCTTTCTGAATAGCAATTTCCTCCAAGATCTTTGCCAATCTTGGATTTACAGATTCATCAGGAACAACAGTTGGGTTAGTTCTCAAACCCTTGACAGTACCAAAAGGGCCAGCCTTGTACTTTTCACCCAAAACCATAAACTGCTTCTGTGCTTGATCTTTTCCTTGTTCGGCCAGCCGTAGCTTTTCCCTAAGATCCTTGAGCTGCTTGTTCAGCTCAGCATTCTTCTCCAACAATGATGTAATATCTGACTTCAGCATGCTAATCCGTTCTGATGATTCACATGATGAACCAACCTAACAAATAAAACAGTAGGGAAAAATGAAACCCAtataagcaattttttttagatacaatagtttttttttttttttgttggtgtgGGTGGGATCCGAACCTAGGTCCCTCATTTAACAACACAAGCCTTTATTAGCTacgctaactagaacccacccAATATAACTATTTACATCCATCCATGTTAGGAAGCTGTTATATAACCTAAGAGCATGAGcatcatcaaaaaataataatgaacatGCAAGAAAGTTAATTCAAGTCATCATTTTGAACACCCCTCGATATGATTCTAATTTTTTCTTACATACACTTTTGAATTA
Protein-coding regions in this window:
- the LOC115992959 gene encoding arabinosyltransferase RRA3-like — translated: MAGRRDGPLMKDKDKDKDKVRSRIIFAIVVGVTLGCVIAFLYPHGLFTADSPIQNRRFAKSDLKVGSSCESSERISMLKSDITSLLEKNAELNKQLKDLREKLRLAEQGKDQAQKQFMVLGEKYKAGPFGTVKGLRTNPTVVPDESVNPRLAKILEEIAIQKEVIVALANSNVQSMLEVWFTSIKNVGIPNYLVVALDDHIENLCKSNGVPVYKRDPDQGIDSIAKTGGNHAVSGLKFRILREFLQLGYSVLLSDVDIVYLQNPFDYLSRDSDVESMSDGHNNMTAYGYNDVFDEPAMGWARYAHTMRIWVYNSGFFYIRPTLASIELLDRVAGRLSREPKSWDQAVFNEELFFPSHPGYDGLHAAKRTLDIYQFMNSKVLFKTVRKDERLKKLKPVIVHVNYHPDKLLRMKAVVEFYVNGKQDALEPFPEGSEW